The following proteins are co-located in the Paludibaculum fermentans genome:
- a CDS encoding NupC/NupG family nucleoside CNT transporter: MDRFTGLLGLIAILALCYSMSTDRKAIKPRLLLWGLGLQFSFAFLVLKTDVGMIFQAASVAVNALLEYAEQGSSFLFGPLGIKSGPFGVVFAFQVLPIVIFIASLFSILYYFGVMQVVIKAMAWGMHRVMRCSGAESTNVAASIFMGQTEAPLTIRPFLANLTPSELFTVMTCGMAHVSGAVMAAYVKIAGVDIKHLLTAVIMTAPATLLLAKMLVPETGHPETEGDVKVEIERPGVNVIDAAARGAGDGLQLALNIGGMLIAFISLIALVNGGMSWLHSIAGWIPESLQKLFGIIFAPIAWLLGVSWKDAASVGDMLGTRMVLNEFIAFLRLGELKSTLDPRSFVITTFALCGFANFSSIAIQIGGIGALAPSRKSDLARMGLKAMMAGTLANFMSACIAGVLL; the protein is encoded by the coding sequence ATGGACCGCTTTACGGGACTGCTGGGCCTGATCGCCATCCTGGCCCTCTGCTATTCGATGTCGACGGACCGGAAAGCCATCAAGCCCCGGTTGTTGTTGTGGGGGCTGGGGCTGCAATTCAGCTTCGCCTTCCTGGTGCTGAAGACCGATGTCGGGATGATCTTCCAGGCAGCCAGCGTCGCGGTCAACGCATTGCTGGAGTATGCCGAACAGGGCAGCAGTTTCCTGTTTGGCCCATTAGGAATCAAAAGCGGCCCCTTTGGGGTCGTTTTTGCGTTTCAGGTGCTGCCGATCGTGATTTTCATCGCCAGCCTGTTCTCAATCCTCTACTACTTCGGGGTGATGCAGGTGGTGATCAAGGCGATGGCGTGGGGCATGCATCGCGTGATGCGCTGTTCCGGCGCGGAGTCGACCAACGTCGCGGCCAGCATCTTCATGGGCCAGACGGAAGCCCCGCTCACCATCCGGCCGTTCCTGGCCAACCTGACTCCCTCTGAACTGTTCACGGTGATGACCTGCGGCATGGCGCACGTATCGGGCGCCGTCATGGCGGCGTATGTGAAGATCGCCGGGGTCGACATCAAGCACCTGCTGACGGCCGTGATTATGACGGCTCCGGCGACGCTGCTGCTGGCGAAGATGCTGGTGCCCGAGACCGGCCATCCCGAGACCGAAGGCGACGTCAAAGTTGAAATTGAGCGGCCCGGCGTGAACGTGATCGACGCGGCGGCGCGCGGCGCGGGCGATGGCCTGCAACTGGCGTTGAACATCGGCGGCATGCTGATCGCGTTCATTTCGCTCATCGCGCTGGTGAACGGCGGCATGAGCTGGCTGCACTCCATCGCGGGCTGGATCCCGGAATCGCTGCAGAAGCTGTTCGGCATCATCTTCGCGCCCATCGCCTGGCTGCTGGGCGTGAGCTGGAAAGACGCGGCCTCAGTGGGCGACATGCTGGGCACGCGCATGGTGTTGAACGAATTCATTGCGTTCCTGCGGCTGGGTGAGTTGAAGAGCACGCTGGATCCGCGGTCGTTCGTCATCACGACGTTCGCGCTGTGCGGCTTCGCGAACTTCAGCTCGATTGCGATCCAGATCGGCGGCATCGGGGCGCTGGCGCCCAGCCGCAAGTCGGACCTGGCGCGCATGGGCCTGAAGGCGATGATGGCGGGTACGCTGGCGAACTTCATGTCGGCCTGCATTGCGGGGGTGCTGCTGTGA
- a CDS encoding purine-nucleoside phosphorylase: MIREAAGFLKTKLAQWPETAVVLGSAQAAFADALTDRVEIEYKDIPHWPVPTVQGHAGKLIVGKIGATPVTVMSGRVHLYEGWTPQQVTFGVRVLGLLGLKNLVLTNAAGGINPAYHRGLLVAITDHLNLQGSNPLTGPNDAELGPRFPDMSHAYCPELLAKLKAVAVQSGIELGEGVYAALLGPNFETPAEIRYLRTIGADLAGMSTVPETIVANHMGIRVLAISTVTNMAAGMQKELSHQEVLETGIASAGQLITLLTNLLKSE; this comes from the coding sequence GTGATCCGCGAGGCGGCCGGGTTCCTCAAGACGAAGCTGGCGCAGTGGCCCGAGACGGCCGTGGTGCTGGGCAGCGCGCAGGCGGCATTTGCGGATGCGCTGACGGACCGCGTGGAGATCGAGTACAAGGACATCCCCCACTGGCCGGTGCCCACCGTGCAGGGCCATGCGGGCAAGCTGATCGTCGGTAAGATCGGCGCGACGCCGGTGACCGTGATGAGCGGCCGCGTGCATCTGTACGAGGGCTGGACTCCGCAGCAGGTGACATTCGGTGTGCGCGTACTGGGCCTGCTGGGCCTGAAGAACCTGGTGCTGACGAACGCCGCGGGCGGCATCAATCCGGCATATCACCGGGGCCTGCTGGTGGCGATCACGGATCACCTGAACCTGCAGGGCTCGAACCCGCTCACGGGTCCGAATGATGCGGAACTGGGTCCGCGGTTTCCGGACATGTCGCATGCGTACTGCCCGGAACTGCTGGCGAAGCTGAAGGCTGTGGCCGTGCAGTCCGGCATCGAGCTGGGCGAAGGCGTGTATGCCGCGCTGCTGGGTCCGAATTTCGAGACTCCGGCGGAGATCCGCTATCTGCGGACCATCGGAGCCGACCTGGCCGGCATGTCGACCGTGCCCGAGACGATCGTGGCCAACCACATGGGCATCCGGGTCCTGGCGATCTCGACGGTGACGAACATGGCGGCGGGCATGCAGAAGGAGCTGAGCCACCAGGAGGTGCTGGAGACCGGCATCGCCTCGGCCGGCCAGTTGATCACGCTGCTCACGAATCTGCTCAAATCGGAGTAG
- a CDS encoding amidohydrolase family protein, with protein MRLSSISLSLLFCSLLSAAPADLIVSAGRVVTMDAQRTVIINGAVAMAKGRILAVGPKAEIDQKYQAAKRIDRPDAILAPGLINTHTHAPMSLLRGIADDLTLQKWLEKFIFPAEAKNVNEQFVRVGTRLAVLEMMLGGTTTYVDMYYFEGAIAEETKKAGMRAVLGQTIIGFPAPDYKTPELALAGTEKFIQRFQNDPLIMPTAAPHAIYTNSPETLKAARALADKYKTLFVIHVSETQKENSDCGRDHNNMTPTAYLESLGALSGRTLFAHAVWTRANDILTIKRHNVGIAHCPSSNMKLGSGTANVMGLLRTGIPVGLGTDGPAGSNNDFDMFEEMDLASKLAKVSAQDPTVLPATQAFAMATIGGAQALGLEKEIGSLEAGKKADLITVSTSAPNGWPMHDVYSMLVYSLKASDVQDVVIEGKATVENRKALTLNPLEIRREVKVLRDKVDASLK; from the coding sequence ATGCGACTTTCCTCGATTAGCCTCTCTCTTCTCTTCTGCTCCCTGCTCTCCGCCGCGCCTGCCGACCTGATTGTGTCGGCCGGCCGTGTGGTGACGATGGACGCGCAACGCACGGTGATCATCAATGGCGCCGTGGCGATGGCCAAGGGCCGCATTCTGGCCGTGGGTCCCAAGGCCGAGATCGACCAGAAGTACCAGGCGGCCAAACGGATCGACCGGCCGGATGCGATTCTGGCTCCGGGCCTGATCAACACCCACACGCATGCGCCCATGTCGCTGCTGCGCGGCATCGCCGACGACCTGACGCTGCAGAAGTGGCTGGAGAAGTTCATCTTCCCGGCCGAAGCCAAGAACGTCAATGAGCAGTTTGTGCGCGTGGGCACGCGGCTGGCCGTGCTGGAGATGATGCTGGGCGGTACGACGACGTATGTCGATATGTACTACTTCGAAGGCGCCATCGCCGAGGAGACGAAGAAGGCCGGCATGCGCGCCGTCTTGGGGCAGACCATCATCGGCTTCCCCGCCCCGGATTATAAGACGCCGGAGCTGGCGCTGGCCGGGACGGAGAAGTTCATTCAACGCTTCCAGAACGATCCGCTGATCATGCCGACGGCGGCTCCGCACGCCATCTACACGAACTCGCCGGAGACGCTGAAGGCGGCGCGGGCGCTGGCGGACAAGTACAAGACGCTGTTCGTTATACACGTGTCGGAGACGCAGAAAGAGAACTCCGATTGCGGGCGTGACCACAACAACATGACGCCCACGGCTTATCTGGAGTCGCTGGGCGCGCTGAGCGGCCGCACGTTGTTCGCGCATGCGGTTTGGACGCGCGCCAACGACATCCTCACCATCAAGCGCCACAACGTGGGCATCGCGCACTGCCCGTCGAGCAACATGAAACTGGGCAGCGGCACGGCCAACGTGATGGGGCTGCTGCGTACGGGGATTCCGGTGGGCCTGGGCACGGACGGTCCGGCGGGTTCGAACAACGACTTCGACATGTTCGAGGAGATGGACCTGGCGTCGAAGCTGGCCAAGGTGTCGGCGCAGGATCCGACGGTGCTGCCGGCCACGCAGGCGTTCGCCATGGCGACGATCGGCGGCGCGCAGGCGTTGGGGCTGGAGAAGGAGATCGGGTCGCTGGAAGCGGGCAAGAAGGCCGACCTGATCACGGTGTCGACCAGCGCTCCGAACGGCTGGCCGATGCACGATGTGTACTCGATGCTGGTCTACAGCCTGAAGGCGAGCGATGTGCAGGACGTGGTGATTGAAGGCAAGGCGACGGTGGAGAACCGCAAGGCGCTGACGCTGAATCCGCTGGAGATCCGGCGCGAGGTGAAGGTGCTGCGCGACAAGGTGGATGCGTCGCTGAAGTAG
- a CDS encoding cytochrome C: MSKKHLFAVVAVAILLIAAAGLTAQSPDAIYQQVRANQGLKMAPVPLALEGKDPSLIGYGSYLVNAVGGCNDCHTSPSYATGGDPFKGQKMVVNAAGYLGGGQTFGPFTSRNLTPEVDKYNRPAGMTFDEFLMTMRTGMDHDNLHPQMGPLLQVMPWPAYAQMTDYDIRAIYEYLRCIPPVTIAPPPATPAP; this comes from the coding sequence CGCGGCCGGCCTGACGGCTCAATCGCCCGACGCGATCTATCAGCAGGTCCGCGCCAATCAGGGGCTCAAAATGGCTCCGGTGCCGCTGGCGCTGGAAGGCAAGGACCCGAGCCTGATCGGCTATGGCAGCTACCTCGTCAATGCCGTGGGCGGCTGCAACGACTGCCACACCAGCCCGTCGTACGCCACCGGCGGCGATCCGTTCAAGGGCCAGAAGATGGTCGTGAACGCGGCCGGCTATCTCGGCGGCGGCCAGACGTTCGGCCCCTTCACTTCGCGTAACCTGACTCCGGAAGTGGACAAGTACAACCGGCCGGCCGGCATGACCTTCGACGAGTTCCTGATGACGATGCGGACCGGCATGGATCACGACAATCTGCACCCGCAGATGGGTCCGCTGCTGCAGGTGATGCCGTGGCCCGCCTACGCACAGATGACCGACTACGACATTCGCGCCATCTATGAGTACCTGCGCTGCATCCCGCCCGTGACCATCGCGCCTCCGCCCGCCACGCCCGCTCCGTAA
- a CDS encoding cytidine deaminase, whose protein sequence is MELDALKEAALQARLRAHAPFSNFQVGAALQAQDGRIFGGCNVENSSYGLTMCAERTAIFRAVAEGAKRFTRIAIVADTEKLTPPCGACRQVLWDLCGDLEVILFNPQGETETCRLRDLLPRAFDATFLD, encoded by the coding sequence ATGGAACTGGACGCACTCAAAGAAGCAGCCTTGCAGGCGCGTCTGCGCGCGCACGCTCCGTTCTCCAATTTCCAGGTGGGCGCGGCGCTGCAGGCGCAGGACGGCCGGATCTTCGGCGGCTGCAATGTGGAGAATTCGTCCTACGGCCTGACGATGTGCGCCGAGCGCACGGCGATTTTCCGGGCCGTGGCCGAGGGCGCCAAGCGCTTCACGCGCATCGCCATCGTGGCCGACACGGAGAAGCTGACACCGCCCTGCGGCGCCTGCCGCCAGGTGTTGTGGGATCTGTGCGGCGACCTGGAAGTGATTCTGTTCAATCCGCAGGGCGAGACGGAGACCTGCCGTCTGCGCGACCTGCTTCCGCGAGCTTTTGATGCGACTTTCCTCGATTAG